The nucleotide sequence AAAATTGaccaaaaataatgaaaacaaattCGCAGGGATAGTTTtgtcataaaaatttgaaaagctagaaattaaaaagtaaatgttggaaaagttaaataaaataaaataaataaaataagacaaaaatggaGAAGGGATGAAGACGTGATGAACCTCCAACTGCACCCACACTACCACTTCCCCGAAAGAAACTGTTTTTCCTCCTGATACAAATGAAACCGTTCTTTATACTTCGCTAAATCACCAGCACTACAACCCCACTTAGGATGAAGTCTTCTGTTTCTTGCTTCAATTTTCCCAAACAAAAATACCAAATTGCATGCCAAGAAATTCATGAATCCAAAAGTCTAGAATTGGATTGGTATTGAATTgttccctcctctctctctctccctctgtttTTATGCATGTGTGAATTTTAATATTGGATGCGGTACGTTCGGTTTTAGGCAGAATCTTCAGAGAATAGGGAAAAATGAATATTCACATTTCAACAAATTCCACAATATGCCGGACCCAAGAAAAATGGTTATAATGTGCGTTCTTTGGCTTCATTTGGTGGTTTAACTCATTTGTTGTGCAATGCATTCACAAATTCCCTTATTAATTATTCTGGCGCATAGTTTATGCGATCATTATTAATAcgatttttttgcttttttgcgTTAGGTCAGGATTGTATCAATCACATTGAGGAATTCACAAATCCAGCActagagaagaaaggaagaagttTGCTTTCCCCTTCTAGGAAGGGCCTTCTTCTTACTTCGAATTTCGAATGGTTTGGGTAAAAATAGgtatttcatttgattttttacaGGTCAAATTAAGAATGACttatttgaatttcttttgttcACTGTCTTTGTTGTGAGTTCACCACGTTCATTCAATAAGAGGGGATTTAGGAATCTAGGATTGTTCGATTTGCCTTCTATTTTGAATGTTATTGTTCGATTTgtcttcattaattttttttttcttcattttttacaaatataCATGTGATCTGTAGTCACACAACGTTTTAAAGTCATGATGAATTAGCAACTAATTAATGAATATACAATATAGTCCTAATATTAGTCTAATTTTGTATGAATTATTTAAATCCCTTGGTTTTTCGTTTCCTTAATTCGTCTTGCAACTAATTAATGAATACGCAATATAGTTCTAATTTTAGTATCTACTAATTGTcatatttattttcctttcttttctgtttttgtagtttattgatgcacaaaaccggaggtcttggaacaacataaatccgaccgtgaatttgcatgtaatgtaaataacacaagatgtatcgtggttcaccccaaggtttgggctacgtccacattgattgtattgtatttctctgagaagtgagggagagagagagagctctgagagtgagagtgttgagaagggtgagaaggctccagaaatgCCCTTCCCTAattatgagggtgaggggtccttttatagaataaggactcctcacttattacatatttgcctattcctttatcacataattacatttaagtccccgagtatttgtacgagatctaaatatgaggccctaaatatggtataaacagtagtcccccaaatctttagtcaagagagtcgtttggctggagacttgaaattcagtccatgtgtgggccgaagtaattagatgttgtcttgaactgatctTCGATATGAGGCGATGTTCAATctaaaatgatgctcaactagaagtaacaCATGATGAGAGGCTGCTCGGCtcatggcttatgttgcctttgttggctcggtttgtggcgttgaaggtgagggagtcccttttataaaataagggctcgttcctcaatacatgaataatgggtgctctctaatgaaagtgaaggagtcccttttatagaataagggctcgctccttaatacataaataatgggctaagtcccccaagtatttttatGAGGCCTAGTTGATGACTAATATATGGTAcgtaatgtagtcccccaagtcttcggtcaatagagtctgttggttggagacttcaaattgaatccatgtatgggccgaagtggcggttgttcggaggcggtatttgcaTATCATGcactgaaactttgtaggtgaagctttgcaagtgaagatttgaagctagagctctgtaaatgaagcttttgacgatggagcttttgaagctagagctctgtaaatgaagcttttgaagctgattgacatgagtgatgctcatgaatgtttatgttgtttgacatgagtgatgctcatggatgttgtcatgagtgatgctcatgaatgttaacatgagtgatgctcatgaatgttaacacgagtgatgttcatgaatgatggtcatagatgtttatgtatgattgtcatgagtgatgctcatgaatgtgtatgtatgaatgacatgagtaatgctcatgtataatttggagtattgggcgtacttttgatcacctggttggtggcatgaaggagagtacgggttgtacatttcatcacccggttggtggcatgaatggctagttgccaaatgatattagagtacgggttgtacatttcatcacttggttggtggcacgaatggctagttgccaaatgatattgaagtacgggttgtacatttcatcacctggttggtggtaatagcggcaggttgccgaataattttggagtactgagcgtccttttggtcacctggtttgTGATAATAGAGGCAGGTTACCGAATAATTgtagagtactgggcgtacttttggtcacctggttggtgctattttgggcttatgggccttcgccctccacaacatgccagcccatttattttgggttttattttttttatttttttatttattttttagtattatttccctctgatggggtttatacaggtGTCTTCgagagataagaaaaataaattacatcatacgtTTGTCAAAAaggtaaatcacatcattctgatggggggtttattccttgcttttgctttctcttttgcttttgcttttgtttctgttttctctTTTCCACCGCATATCTCTCTGTCTCTGCGCTGCTGTCTATTTGTAAAGAACATCTTTGGAGGTTATCACTTATCAGCCCTGCGACCACTTTCTTTGGAGGTTATCAACCCGCATGTGCTTGCATGCACCCCTCTTTAAGAAATTCATATTCATTGGTTGCTTTGTCTGTCTCTATCTCACATATTATATCACCCACTTCTATCTTATCTCATTCTTTCTTTCTCCACTTAAAAATGTTTTCCTGACTCATTGTTAGTGATAAAGCTGGCATTTCAACGACAATGTGAGGAGGAAGTTCTGATGTGTTTATGCCCACGGAACTTGGGAGATGAGGTTGTAGAAGTGGACGGTCACGATCCCATCGCACGCCCTGTCCATCTGCACCGACCTCACCTCCCCGAACCCCTTCATCTCCCTCCTCACCGTCCTCTCGCTGACGTCACTCGGCACTCCGCTCAAAAGCACTACCCTCGTCGCTGCCGTTGTCGCCTACAACGGTAGGCATACAATAGCCGCCGTGCTAACGTATGTGGCCGGTGCGGAGAACGGCGCGTATGGGACAACTTCGCTGATTGGCGGTGGTGGGTAGGGATAGTAAACCTGGTGGAGAGACAGAAAAAGTGGTAGGAGTTATGGCAGCGGCGGAGGATGCCCAAAAACGGGTATTTGGTTGGGGTGCCAATTTGGGTTACTGGGTCTGAATTTCTGGGCTCCGAGGTCCAGATTTCCCCGAAAACGTAGAGAGCCGGTATCTACCATGCGGTAGATGGTGCCGGAAAATCACTAAGGAAGTAAGGAAATGAGTGGTTTTCCGGTGAATAAAGACTGGGAGATATGAGTTGGGTATCTGTTCCTCTAGTCAAATTCCATGCTTATCTTCCCGAGTAATAGTAATAGTACATCTCTATCTTTCtcccctctttctctctgtctctatctctctctggAAAATGGTACTGAGATTTGAAGTCCGGGTAGCTATAGTAGGAAAGAAAAGCAGGCAGAGAACAGATCACATATGGCCTTGGGCTtgccttttttccttttccactacttttcttttgttgaatgcCATTAGGGTTCTTGCAGCCGATCTTCCAGAAGACAACGTACGCCTACTGATTGGCGCCGCACAGCCTCTTGAGCGCTTCTTTAAGCAAAAACCCCATGGCTACCGCCTCTCCGGGGTTccaaaaattcagaaaattcAAAGCACTAATCGAACAGAACAGAGTAGACAAAATTGACAGCCGATTCAAATGACAAATACATTAGTCCCGAAGAGTGTGCATTTCTCGGCGGCGCCTAACTTCCACGGCACGATCCTCTCCCCGCTTGCTTCGTCCTTAGTCCGCCGGTCTTGATGAACAGAGGGATCGGAACTCGAATAGGAAGTAAAGCCTTGTTGCAGAGCAAAGCCAATTTCAGAGCCCCACCAGTCGAAGCCGTGAGCTCAGCCGTCCGATTCCTCTCATTCTCCACCACCACAGCCGTCGATTGCCTGTTTCCCGATGTGAAGCTTGGGGGGGTTTCGTCTTTGAAGGACACGTTCCCCATGTGAAGCTTGGCGGGCAGCGATTCGACGCCGACGTTGCTCTTGATGGCGACATAGAGGCTGGCGATCGAGGCAGTTGAGACTGAGAAATGGACGCCCAGTGCAACCTTACCGTACTTCTTCAGAAGCTCTTTGAATCGACCGCCGATGGCGACGAGGGCCATTGATGGCAGATCTCAGCCATTGATGTGCACTGTTCATCGCATATCACATGTATCGCATGGCTTTGATGTCTTTGATTACTGGTGACGTTCCAGGCTTCAATAGAGAAAGGttggagtttttgaagctataTAATGGCCTATGCTTCAATTCGAATGGAGACGATGCCTTCCGATTTAACTCTCAAGATCTGCACAtaaagttttagagagagagataggggaGAGAGATCAGCGAGATGGATATGGGTATCTTTTCtgtttatgggttttttttttgtgattttgcagattcacggcggaggtgaaaaattgagagagaaccgacataactttttatGTCGCTATCTACAGACGGCgccatatgttgatgcacaaaatcggaggtcttggaacaacgtaaatccgatcgtgaatctgcaagtaatgtaaataacacaagatgtatcgtggttcatcctaaggtttgggctacgtccacactgattatgtatttatgagagga is from Malus sylvestris chromosome 5, drMalSylv7.2, whole genome shotgun sequence and encodes:
- the LOC126622785 gene encoding uncharacterized protein LOC126622785 is translated as MALVAIGGRFKELLKKYGKVALGVHFSVSTASIASLYVAIKSNVGVESLPAKLHMGNVSFKDETPPSFTSGNRQSTAVVVENERNRTAELTASTGGALKLALLCNKALLPIRVPIPLFIKTGGLRTKQAGRGSALNFLNFWNPGEAVAMGFLLKEALKRLCGANHYPDFKSQYHFPERDRDREKEGRKIEMYYYYYSGR